GATAAGCACGTTAAATTCGGCTTTAAAATCTCTAATTTGTTTAAACCAAATAGAACTACTACCCCCTGCTCCATGGACAAAAGTCACCCATTGCGTGGAATTAGCATTTAAATAAGTAGAGTAGTTAAGCAATTATTTTTTTTGAAATACAAAAATACAATATAAAAGGACTTAAATAAATTCTTTTAACACGTCAATAACATAATCTATTTCCTCTTTTGTATTGAATCTACTAAAAGAAAATCGTAATGATGCTTTTAAAAGGTCGGCTTCACTTAAAATTTGAGACAATACATGACTTCCTTTTGAGCTTCCACTTTGACAAGCACTACCTTTAGAACAAGCAATACCTTTTAAGTCTAACTGAAATAATAAGATCAATGCTTTTTCTTCAGCTATGGGCAAACGGACATTTAAAACAGTATACGTACTTTTTTCGAAGTCAGCAGAATCTCCATTAAAACCAACATCCGGAAAATTAGCTTCTAATTGCTGAATAAAATAGGTTTTAAGATCAGTGATGTATATTTTTTCTTCTTCTAAATTATCATTAGACAATTTTAAAGCCTCTTCTAAACCCACAATATTATGTACTGACTCCGTTCCGGCACGATGACCACGTTCTTGCTCCCCTCCAAAAATTAATGGTTTAAGCCCTGAATGTTTTCTAATAAAAGCAAATCCAACTCCTTTTGGTCCATGAAATTTATGCCCACTGACAGCCATAAAATCAATCGGAATTTCTTGTAAATCTAGTTTATAATGTCCTATAGATTGCACCGTGTCACTATGGAATAAAGCTTGGTTTTGTTTACACAAATCAGCAACACGTTTAATATCTAAAATATTACCGATTTCATTATTAACATGCATTAAACTAACTAATGTCTTATCCGGAGATTGTAATAATTGTTCTAAATGGGCATAGTTAACTTGACCATTTTTATCTAAATCCACATAATTAATAGAAACACCATATTCACCCTCTAATTGCGCTACAGTATGCAAAACTGCATGATGTTCTATTCTAGAGGTTATAATGTTTTTTACACCCAGATCTCTAACAGCACTCAATAAAACCAAGTTATCTGCTTCCGTACCTCCCGAAGTAAACACAATCTCTGAAGCAGATACATTTAAATGTTTCGCCACTGTTTTTCTTGCTTGTTCAACCATTGCTTTGGCAGAACGACCAAAACTATGCGTAGAGGAGGCATTACCATAACAGTCCTGCATAACTTTAGTCATTTTATCAATAACTTCTGGTCTTAACTGCGTAGTTGCTGCATTATCAAAATATACTGGTTTCATTGTGCTTTTTTGCTATTAATGGGTACAAAAATAGTTTAAATAAAATTAATTGTCTTAAGCAACGTTATAAGTTTGACAATTCTCTTATTTTTGTTTTTTAAACTTATTAGCAATGCGAAAAATTTCAGTTTTACTTATCTCTATATTAAGTCTATTTTCTTGTGACGATGGTGACATTATTACAACAGAACTAGAATTTGATGATACTTTTGAGGCTTGTGGTGATTTGGTGTTTTTTAAAGCCAAAACGGAACCTAACGAAACGTTATCATTGCAACTTAATAGTCCTAGTTTTACTGTTGCTTCTTTAGTAGAAACCGCAGTTAACGCAGATAACGCCTTATTAGTCGATTTAGTAACAACAGACGTTACAGTAGCGAGTGTTGCCGGGTTATTTACATTTAGAAGCTATACTAGTGACCCTTCTGGTTTTTTCTGTAACGATGTCCCACCAAATGGTATTCAAATCATTGAGGAGTATACGTCAACTAGTGGTACTGCTTATTTTTCTATTAGTTTACTTGAAGATGATGATGATGGTATCCCTGCTGAGTTAGAAGATGATAATTTAGATGGTGATAATGACCACACGACAAATTCTTTAGATACAGATGGTGACGGTTTACCAGATTACTTAGATGCAGATGATGATGGTGATAATGTTTTAACAGCAAGTGAAAATGTTGCATATACAGAAACTGATGGCCTAAGTAATGCTTTGGATACTGATGGAGATGGCATCCCAAATTACCTGGATGATGATGATGATGGTGATGGTGTACCAACCAGAAACGAGGAGATCACCTCCTTTGATAATGACCCTACTAATGATGTCTCAGATAGTACTACTGGTCCTGATTATTTAAATCCTTTATTTTTTAACAATAATTCACCTACGGCTTTTAGAAGTCATAGCATTTTACAAACATTTACCGTTACTCTTAGGTTTGAAGATATTTCATTCCCTACCATTCAATATGACGAAAGTGATTTTGGAACTTTAGATGATCCTTTAATGTCTCAAACACGAACAATTACACCTCCTTTTATATAGACCTAATTATTAGTGTTGGGATTTTGCATAATATAAACCTCTGTGGCGCCTAGACCATATTTTTTATAGTCGGCTTCATAGTATTTGACATTGTCATACCTACTAAATAAGGTTTCTAGCTCCATTTTTAGAACACCTTCTCCAACGCCGTGTATAAATACAATTTTCTGAATTCGTTTTTTGATAGCAAATTCTAACTTATGTCTAGCCGTATCTAATTGAATAGACAGTTTATCATAATTAGTCATTCCACGTTCGTGGTCCACTAATTTATGTAAGTGTAAATCGACTTCCATCATTGGCTCATAACGCTCCTTGGCCTTTATTTTAGTTGTAGAGTGCCTCTTTTTTTCCGTTTTCTCAGACAATACTTGACGTATTGATGCTGAATCAAAAACATTATTTCTAAGCGTTGCTGATTTCGTTTTGACCAATTCTGAAGGTTTAAATTCAAGATCAAACCCATCCTCTGTTTCAATAGTAATAATCTCTCCCTTAATAGACTGTATAATGCCAGAAAGTGCGTCGTCTAAAACATCTACTTTATCACCTATTTTTAACTTCATTCTTCTTCGTCTTCAATTAGCTCCGATTCTACAAAAGTGTCCTTTTCCTTTTTACTGGGAATCCCAGATTGTAAATTAAAAATACCAAACATTAATAATGCTATTCCGCCAACCAATAATAATAAGTTCTGCTCTTCATTAGCATTAGCATAAATAGCAACCACTGCTCCTAACACTATAGAGATATAATATATGTTTACTTTTTTCGGCACTAGTCTTTTTTAGTTTAATTAACTTAATGACAGCAAATCTACTATATTTTTTAAGGATTTGAGCTGATTATAACACTAAAAAAATGTTTGTACTTACAGGTTACTTCAATCAAAAACCTTACCTTTAAAATAGTCAAAACCTTAAAAATGAAATAGTCAAAACCTTAAAAATGAAATTATTAAGCATTAAAAAAAGTGTTTTAACAAATAAATTCAATATTTTTACTAGATAATTTGTATATTCTAAAAAAAGCCCCAAAACAATGAAAAAAAACTTATTATACGCCCTACTCGTATGTCCTTTATACTTGAGTTTAGCGCAACTGACAGTCAGAAACGATGCCTATATCTTTGTAGACGGAACTGGTTTTGATGATACTGTAGCGGATGTTGCTCCATTATTTGTTGAGAACAATATTAACCTACAAGAAGCAAATAGTACTATCTATTTAAGAAACGAAGCCCAGGTAATACAAGGCACTGGAGTAACAGGCAATTCTGGATTAGGAAAATTAAGCGTATACCAACAAGGTACTGTTAACAGCTATGCTTATAATTATTGGGCTTCACCTGTAGGTAACGTTTCAGTAAATACAACAGGTAACTCTACTTTTATACCGAACCAAAATATTTATGATATCACTGATTTAACCAATAGTACTTTGGCTGGTTATGCAACTTCCGGCTACAATGGAACAAGCGCTCCTTTAAATATAGAAAGCTACTGGCTTTGGAAATACAATCCTGGAGTAGATTACAGCGCATGGGATTTTGTTGGTGCCTCAGGATTTGTGGATGCTGGTTATGGATTTACAATGAAAGGAACTATTGGTTCTACCTCTATTGCTGGTCAACAATATGACTTTAGAGGAAAACCTAATGCAGGCGAAATTACTACAGATAT
This portion of the Olleya sp. Bg11-27 genome encodes:
- a CDS encoding cysteine desulfurase family protein: MKPVYFDNAATTQLRPEVIDKMTKVMQDCYGNASSTHSFGRSAKAMVEQARKTVAKHLNVSASEIVFTSGGTEADNLVLLSAVRDLGVKNIITSRIEHHAVLHTVAQLEGEYGVSINYVDLDKNGQVNYAHLEQLLQSPDKTLVSLMHVNNEIGNILDIKRVADLCKQNQALFHSDTVQSIGHYKLDLQEIPIDFMAVSGHKFHGPKGVGFAFIRKHSGLKPLIFGGEQERGHRAGTESVHNIVGLEEALKLSNDNLEEEKIYITDLKTYFIQQLEANFPDVGFNGDSADFEKSTYTVLNVRLPIAEEKALILLFQLDLKGIACSKGSACQSGSSKGSHVLSQILSEADLLKASLRFSFSRFNTKEEIDYVIDVLKEFI
- a CDS encoding Smr/MutS family protein → MKLKIGDKVDVLDDALSGIIQSIKGEIITIETEDGFDLEFKPSELVKTKSATLRNNVFDSASIRQVLSEKTEKKRHSTTKIKAKERYEPMMEVDLHLHKLVDHERGMTNYDKLSIQLDTARHKLEFAIKKRIQKIVFIHGVGEGVLKMELETLFSRYDNVKYYEADYKKYGLGATEVYIMQNPNTNN